One genomic segment of Deltaproteobacteria bacterium includes these proteins:
- a CDS encoding FtsQ-type POTRA domain-containing protein, whose product MNAKSEKNLKALIFRIGPIGLGLLMIFLVAGGATLALRQSGMFAIQAIPLEWRERLDRGKMEVEIAKTIEADIGVRFGNIMGKRPWEIDLEQLGNSIRSLAWVADARLQRVFPDRLVVSISPKRPLAVVVPSGTPSATIQSGVVQSAHKSRRQAKSKPRTTASVESSIRPISYDGEVMPEWTSSVVPDVPFLRGDRFLQDAVLREKAVALIKALPANGILDRSNIAEIFWSSSEANGSFNGDMTKGFSILLLSPRTEIILGEADIEKKLVRVEHVLNYLSTQGKRARVIDSTSVKKVVVRAHHRP is encoded by the coding sequence ATGAACGCCAAGTCTGAGAAAAACCTGAAAGCGCTGATCTTTCGTATAGGCCCCATCGGTCTTGGCCTGTTGATGATTTTTCTTGTGGCTGGTGGCGCCACGCTCGCCCTTCGTCAATCAGGCATGTTTGCGATTCAAGCGATCCCACTTGAGTGGAGAGAGCGACTTGATCGCGGAAAAATGGAAGTTGAAATTGCTAAAACAATTGAGGCCGATATCGGCGTTCGATTCGGCAATATTATGGGAAAGCGACCATGGGAAATTGATCTCGAGCAGCTTGGAAACTCGATTCGCTCCCTCGCTTGGGTGGCGGATGCTCGTCTGCAGCGAGTATTTCCGGATCGGCTGGTGGTTTCAATCAGTCCGAAGCGACCCTTGGCAGTCGTTGTTCCAAGTGGAACTCCCTCCGCAACTATACAGAGTGGAGTTGTTCAAAGCGCGCATAAGTCGCGCCGGCAAGCCAAGTCAAAACCGCGCACCACTGCATCCGTCGAATCCTCGATACGGCCGATATCTTACGACGGCGAAGTCATGCCGGAATGGACTTCGAGTGTTGTTCCCGACGTCCCTTTTCTTCGTGGCGATCGATTTCTTCAAGATGCCGTGCTTCGTGAAAAAGCAGTGGCATTAATCAAAGCGCTTCCAGCTAATGGGATTCTTGATCGCTCGAACATTGCGGAAATTTTTTGGAGTTCAAGCGAAGCGAATGGAAGCTTTAACGGTGACATGACAAAGGGCTTTTCAATTTTGCTGCTTTCACCCCGGACCGAAATTATTTTGGGCGAAGCGGACATCGAGAAAAAGCTCGTCCGGGTCGAGCACGTACTGAACTATCTTTCGACTCAAGGAAAGCGCGCCCGAGTCATCGATTCGACTTCGGTCAAGAAAGTTGTTGTCAGGGCGCATCACCGTCCGTAG
- the ftsA gene encoding cell division protein FtsA, with product MTFDRTTHDRSAGGATATVRDTLREKPQASEIVLAGLDIGSTKVSVVIGILRAVNTAAGHMGSNAPVIASLPTGDLQLEIVGLGTAPSNGIRQGVVVNVESTIESISKARVEAELMAGYRIQDVYLAVGGSHVKSFDSRGMIAIRNREVKADDIARVIEAAKAVAVPGDRQVLHVLPREFKIDEQAGISDPIGMSGVRLEANVHIITAGQTALQNMIKCADKAGLHVRGLVLQQLASSLAVLSEDERKLGVAVVDIGGGTSDVMTYVAGAVAHTATVPVGGAHFSQDIAMGLRTPQAAAETVKKKYGCAIADLVDENETIEVEGVGGRKPRSLLRRDLCEVIEPRAEETILLIWQEIRRSGLANQIGSGIVLTGGASQLEGLCEMGEFICEVPVRRGVPERIGGLTDVVKSPEFSTTVGLLVYGIENLSLQEKQRLATAGREGEGTGVTATIDKSIELVTRKVKDFFSGALS from the coding sequence ATGACTTTCGACCGAACAACTCATGATCGTTCGGCAGGTGGGGCGACCGCTACGGTTCGCGACACTCTGCGTGAAAAACCACAGGCAAGTGAGATTGTCCTCGCTGGGCTCGACATCGGCTCGACCAAGGTCTCGGTCGTGATCGGAATTCTTCGGGCAGTAAATACGGCGGCGGGACACATGGGTTCCAATGCTCCAGTGATCGCATCTCTGCCAACGGGTGATTTGCAACTGGAAATTGTCGGACTTGGTACCGCGCCCTCGAATGGTATTCGTCAGGGTGTGGTTGTGAATGTCGAATCGACGATCGAATCGATTTCGAAAGCCCGCGTAGAAGCGGAGCTAATGGCAGGCTACCGAATTCAAGATGTTTATCTTGCAGTCGGCGGAAGCCATGTGAAGTCGTTTGATTCGCGCGGCATGATTGCCATCCGCAACCGGGAAGTAAAAGCCGACGACATCGCAAGAGTCATCGAAGCCGCTAAAGCAGTCGCGGTGCCAGGTGACCGACAAGTTCTGCACGTGTTGCCTCGCGAATTTAAAATCGACGAACAAGCAGGAATTTCTGATCCGATCGGAATGTCGGGCGTTCGCCTCGAAGCGAATGTTCACATTATTACGGCAGGGCAAACAGCTTTGCAGAACATGATCAAGTGCGCGGACAAAGCGGGGCTTCATGTTCGAGGGCTTGTGCTTCAACAGTTGGCGTCGTCATTGGCAGTTTTGTCAGAAGATGAACGCAAGCTAGGTGTCGCAGTGGTCGATATCGGCGGCGGCACAAGTGACGTGATGACATACGTCGCAGGTGCGGTGGCCCACACAGCAACGGTGCCGGTCGGTGGTGCACACTTCAGCCAAGATATCGCGATGGGACTTCGTACTCCACAAGCCGCCGCTGAAACGGTGAAAAAGAAATATGGCTGCGCGATTGCCGACCTCGTCGACGAAAACGAGACGATCGAAGTTGAAGGTGTTGGCGGTCGAAAACCGCGTTCACTCCTTCGCCGAGATCTTTGCGAAGTGATCGAGCCACGAGCAGAAGAAACCATTCTTCTTATCTGGCAAGAAATTCGTCGTTCTGGGTTAGCAAATCAAATCGGTTCTGGAATTGTCCTTACAGGCGGCGCAAGTCAACTGGAAGGCCTTTGCGAAATGGGGGAATTCATCTGTGAAGTTCCTGTCCGTCGCGGAGTTCCCGAGCGAATTGGTGGTCTCACGGATGTGGTAAAGAGCCCTGAGTTCTCTACCACTGTGGGTCTTTTGGTTTATGGGATCGAGAATCTATCATTACAAGAAAAACAGCGTCTTGCTACGGCGGGCCGCGAAGGAGAGGGAACCGGCGTGACAGCCACGATCGACAAATCGATCGAGCTCGTAACACGCAAGGTGAAAGACTTCTTTAGCGGTGCACTGTCCTGA
- the ftsZ gene encoding cell division protein FtsZ: MFELEENINIGANIKVVGVGGGGNNAITTMIDGGLQGVEFVVANTDRQVLASHRASKKINLGSELTKGLGAGANPEIGKRSAIESYNDIVEALDGADMVFVTAGMGGGTGTGAAPIVAKIARELGALTIGVVTRPFLFEGKKRMRNADGGIAELRENVDTLIVIPNQKLLSVSNDRTTLVDSFKRADEVLLHAVKGISDLINVRGYINLDFADIRTVMASKGMAIMGTGRARGENRAVEAATAAISSPLLENISIDGATGIVVNISGADLLMNEVNEATTLITEAAHESAEVIFGAVIDESLGDEIQITVIATGFGLDPAVMHANEHLAQMQALQHQVRASQQVNAMAAQQSPHALTAQQSPHAVGHQPQHYMPQYAQAPQPQATAWPMPQPGAYAPQAPLHQPQQPVVQQPAQQLGQQVAPANFPMNAPISAPAVHSYMPQAEYAQPVSAHAPMTSQGQSLASNEDGPELNLNGSAVPQGEGEKPLPRDLLLQKVRQYRESQARRAGAPQPEQLQMDVEGPESSLEAARRLASEIVRSPFDPKNLDVPTFLRRKARDEETENPTV; encoded by the coding sequence ATGTTCGAATTAGAAGAAAATATAAACATCGGCGCGAACATTAAAGTTGTTGGTGTCGGCGGCGGCGGAAACAACGCGATCACAACGATGATCGATGGTGGCCTACAAGGCGTTGAGTTCGTTGTTGCAAACACAGACCGTCAGGTTCTTGCTTCACACCGAGCTTCAAAGAAAATCAATCTCGGAAGCGAGTTGACGAAGGGTTTAGGGGCAGGTGCAAATCCCGAAATCGGGAAACGTTCAGCTATTGAGTCCTATAATGACATCGTCGAAGCACTTGATGGTGCCGACATGGTTTTTGTCACGGCCGGTATGGGCGGTGGAACAGGAACCGGAGCTGCGCCGATCGTCGCGAAAATTGCGCGCGAATTGGGTGCCCTTACGATTGGGGTCGTTACACGGCCCTTCTTGTTTGAAGGTAAAAAACGCATGCGCAATGCGGACGGTGGCATCGCTGAACTGCGCGAAAACGTCGACACCTTGATTGTGATTCCAAATCAAAAACTTCTTTCGGTTTCAAACGATCGCACCACATTGGTCGACAGTTTCAAACGTGCCGACGAAGTTCTTCTTCATGCCGTGAAGGGTATTTCTGATTTGATCAACGTTCGCGGTTACATCAACCTCGATTTCGCTGATATTCGCACCGTCATGGCTTCAAAAGGCATGGCGATCATGGGAACTGGTCGAGCGCGCGGCGAAAACCGTGCCGTAGAAGCCGCAACTGCTGCGATCAGCTCGCCACTTCTAGAAAACATTTCGATCGACGGTGCAACTGGCATCGTTGTCAATATCTCGGGCGCTGACCTTTTGATGAACGAAGTGAATGAAGCGACCACATTGATCACTGAAGCTGCTCATGAGTCCGCGGAAGTGATCTTCGGTGCCGTGATCGACGAATCACTTGGCGACGAGATTCAAATCACTGTCATTGCAACGGGCTTCGGACTTGATCCAGCGGTCATGCATGCTAATGAACATTTGGCACAAATGCAGGCTCTTCAGCATCAAGTTCGCGCATCCCAGCAAGTCAATGCAATGGCGGCTCAGCAGTCGCCGCACGCCTTGACTGCGCAACAATCGCCGCATGCCGTGGGTCATCAGCCGCAGCACTATATGCCGCAATATGCACAGGCACCTCAGCCCCAAGCCACGGCTTGGCCGATGCCGCAGCCTGGTGCTTATGCCCCGCAAGCTCCACTTCATCAACCGCAGCAGCCAGTGGTGCAACAGCCCGCTCAGCAATTAGGTCAGCAGGTAGCTCCAGCAAATTTTCCTATGAACGCGCCGATTTCGGCACCGGCCGTTCATAGTTACATGCCGCAAGCTGAGTACGCTCAGCCTGTTTCAGCGCATGCGCCGATGACCTCGCAAGGACAGTCTTTGGCATCTAACGAAGATGGACCGGAATTGAATCTCAATGGTTCAGCGGTTCCGCAAGGCGAAGGCGAAAAGCCGTTGCCTCGCGATCTTCTGCTGCAAAAGGTTCGTCAGTATCGAGAGTCACAAGCTCGTCGTGCGGGCGCACCTCAGCCAGAGCAGTTGCAAATGGATGTTGAGGGACCAGAAAGTTCGCTCGAAGCAGCCCGCCGCTTGGCAAGCGAGATCGTGCGTTCGCCGTTTGACCCCAAGAACCTTGATGTCCCGACTTTCCTTCGTCGCAAAGCTCGCGATGAGGAGACCGAGAATCCAACGGTTTAA
- a CDS encoding UDP-2,3-diacylglucosamine diphosphatase — translation MLNQFNSIQPNPRPLRAWFVSDIHILSADDSRYARFRKFLEDRLQDGTTHLFLVGDIFDLWVGGHDFFSHRYSTVVDAIRRLVESKVEIHYFEGNHDLHLSDFWHKEIGVNVHREYQVFNFGSFRVRVEHGDQMNPEDTGYLILRKFLRTPPITWLAETLPGEVIQRIGHTMSRSSRKWTSSNFKARNENAIRKMIRAHAAKVYESQPFDLLISGHVHVQDDHQWSPRVGERARSVGLGCWLVDKPSEVLCLDPSGANWQRISP, via the coding sequence GTGTTGAATCAATTTAATTCTATTCAGCCTAACCCGAGGCCCCTTCGCGCGTGGTTTGTATCGGATATTCACATCCTCTCGGCCGACGACTCTAGGTATGCCCGATTTAGGAAGTTTCTTGAAGATAGACTTCAAGACGGCACCACGCATTTATTTTTGGTAGGCGACATTTTTGACCTATGGGTTGGTGGACACGATTTTTTCTCGCACCGTTATTCCACCGTCGTCGACGCTATTCGTAGGCTTGTTGAGAGCAAAGTTGAAATTCATTATTTCGAGGGAAATCACGATTTACACTTGTCTGACTTTTGGCACAAAGAAATTGGCGTCAACGTTCATCGAGAATATCAAGTGTTTAACTTTGGATCCTTTCGGGTTCGCGTTGAACATGGTGATCAGATGAATCCCGAAGATACAGGTTATCTCATTCTGCGAAAATTTCTGCGTACGCCGCCGATCACGTGGTTGGCAGAGACGCTGCCCGGCGAGGTCATCCAGAGGATCGGCCACACGATGAGCCGATCGAGTCGCAAGTGGACGTCGAGCAACTTCAAAGCCCGCAATGAAAACGCGATTCGAAAAATGATTCGCGCCCATGCAGCCAAAGTATATGAAAGCCAACCCTTTGATCTTTTGATCTCGGGTCACGTGCATGTTCAAGATGACCATCAGTGGTCACCTCGCGTTGGCGAACGAGCGCGGTCTGTGGGACTCGGTTGCTGGTTAGTGGATAAGCCGTCCGAAGTACTCTGCCTTGATCCCTCCGGGGCGAATTGGCAGAGAATTTCACCCTAG
- a CDS encoding winged helix-turn-helix domain-containing protein, with product MSTSTATGDWGNGPTSARFQAALFSYHRGEYTKALLEFEKISERLYRSGDWPRFVESSIYVLRLLAEQEDFKKVDRIEARLRDIESTKASRLAGSVSPKLWSRLHYVLGICHVYRGQQHEAAMDRFRDSIQAAIECDDRSALAWPLYGAATVLYARDRHDDAIRELEKLKTLLSCCPVPEIASSAHLLHALILRNQGKLDQALQSTWVAFETLRDQPHLGLYLHTLATLGTIFSLKNDPNTARLYLDLARRSLKRSEFPRIARIVDEALEKTGGSIKSYDLELNLATGTLVEVRKGEIKFDGQFILRDLLRVFMEASVANPGATLSKEDLVREVWAEDYRPQSHDNKIYVNIKRLRRLIEPDDGSTEYILRGKLGYYLNPNLRIAVIPADVDHTNLSRKNEAKTIIKSQSRK from the coding sequence GTGTCTACCTCTACCGCAACTGGAGATTGGGGCAACGGTCCCACGTCTGCCCGCTTTCAAGCGGCGCTTTTCTCCTATCATCGGGGGGAATACACCAAGGCACTCCTTGAGTTCGAAAAGATATCAGAAAGACTTTACCGGTCAGGCGATTGGCCTCGTTTTGTCGAAAGCTCGATATATGTATTGCGACTGCTTGCAGAGCAGGAAGATTTCAAAAAAGTTGATCGTATCGAAGCAAGATTGCGCGATATTGAGTCGACAAAAGCGTCCCGCCTCGCCGGGTCGGTGAGTCCGAAACTGTGGTCGCGCCTTCATTACGTCCTTGGCATTTGCCACGTTTATCGCGGCCAACAGCATGAGGCTGCGATGGATCGATTTCGCGACTCGATTCAAGCAGCAATTGAATGCGACGACCGATCAGCGCTTGCTTGGCCACTTTATGGCGCTGCAACGGTGCTCTACGCGCGAGATCGGCACGACGATGCGATTCGCGAACTTGAAAAGCTGAAAACACTTCTTAGCTGCTGTCCGGTACCGGAAATAGCATCGTCCGCTCACCTTCTACACGCTCTCATTCTTCGCAACCAGGGGAAGCTAGATCAAGCCCTGCAGTCAACCTGGGTGGCTTTCGAAACACTACGCGATCAGCCTCATCTGGGGCTTTATCTGCACACGCTTGCTACCTTGGGCACCATCTTTAGTTTAAAAAACGATCCCAACACGGCTCGACTCTATCTTGATCTCGCGAGGCGGTCGCTGAAGAGATCGGAATTTCCAAGAATCGCTCGAATCGTCGATGAGGCGCTAGAGAAAACTGGTGGCTCGATAAAGTCTTACGACCTCGAACTGAATCTTGCGACCGGCACGCTTGTTGAGGTGCGAAAGGGCGAAATCAAATTTGACGGCCAGTTTATTCTTCGCGATCTGTTGCGCGTCTTCATGGAGGCATCGGTCGCGAACCCCGGTGCCACATTGAGCAAAGAGGACTTGGTACGTGAAGTCTGGGCCGAGGACTATCGGCCTCAAAGTCACGACAATAAAATTTACGTCAATATCAAACGGCTTCGTCGCCTGATCGAACCCGATGATGGCTCGACCGAATACATTTTACGCGGAAAACTTGGTTATTACCTCAATCCGAATTTACGAATTGCGGTGATTCCAGCGGATGTCGATCACACCAATTTAAGTAGAAAAAACGAGGCCAAAACCATCATTAAATCTCAAAGCAGAAAGTAG
- the recN gene encoding DNA repair protein RecN produces the protein MLQELRVSNFAIIENVQLAFRPGLNILSGETGAGKSILLKSLGLLMGDKADASAVRSGADQAVIEGSFDLESRPDIKLKLDAMGIDCPDSTMVVRRIVSIGAKARVYINGALSTLSALRDVVSPLVEVAGQTVPLIELTGQHDNRHLLSKSYHLEILDQYSGTTTLRLEFSSLFLRRKEVDNEILQIRTEERNRALRLDFLAFSRDEIRGLELCPGDEVAIETEAKRLKHAKRLMEFASSTQDILDGDEDSVASRLHALLMKAQDLKQLDQTLAEKLAPLDQARTILVDVAYEMREYGQNLEADPERLEEVESRLSRLRQLQKKYGTSASEILEALASTEAEIQLLEESDERLQGLEAEARALDERLVKLADQLHAKRKEAAKLFAKEVNTELLDLNMKGVEFVIALDRYPEFTSSGATDVEFRTQTSKADAARPLAKAASGGELSRILLSIKQVVGGQSVHSANSPRTYLFDEVDTGVSGETAEKVGRKLRSIARGQQVICVTHLPQVAAHGDAHFFIQKRTAKDSAAMDVLELTAEKRVNEIARLISGEKVSATSLAHAKQLLKETLPDASDSSKTKVGTQSAEQTTRRISKSGTSKVRRESGLAR, from the coding sequence ATGTTGCAGGAGCTTCGCGTTTCAAATTTCGCAATTATCGAAAACGTTCAGTTGGCGTTCCGCCCTGGTTTAAACATCTTGAGCGGCGAAACTGGAGCAGGAAAGTCGATCTTGTTAAAAAGCCTTGGCCTATTAATGGGTGACAAGGCCGATGCGTCGGCTGTTCGCTCTGGTGCGGACCAAGCCGTGATCGAGGGGTCGTTTGATTTGGAATCGAGGCCCGACATTAAGCTCAAGCTCGATGCGATGGGAATAGATTGTCCCGACTCTACGATGGTCGTTCGGCGCATCGTTTCCATAGGCGCAAAGGCCCGCGTTTACATCAACGGCGCACTTTCTACGTTATCCGCCCTAAGAGATGTTGTAAGCCCGTTAGTTGAAGTCGCGGGGCAAACTGTTCCACTGATTGAACTCACGGGCCAGCACGACAACCGGCACCTACTTTCTAAAAGTTATCATCTTGAAATTCTTGATCAGTATTCCGGAACAACAACTCTTCGGCTTGAATTCAGTTCGCTATTCCTACGCCGCAAAGAAGTCGATAATGAAATTCTTCAAATTCGCACGGAAGAGCGCAACCGCGCCCTTCGTTTGGACTTTCTTGCTTTTAGTCGCGACGAAATTCGAGGACTCGAACTATGCCCCGGCGATGAAGTCGCCATCGAAACAGAGGCAAAACGACTTAAACACGCTAAGCGCCTGATGGAATTCGCTTCCAGCACGCAAGACATTTTAGACGGCGATGAAGATTCAGTCGCATCTCGGCTACATGCGCTCTTGATGAAGGCGCAAGATTTGAAACAGCTAGATCAGACATTGGCAGAAAAACTTGCGCCTCTTGATCAAGCGCGAACCATTCTGGTCGATGTTGCATATGAAATGCGCGAATATGGTCAAAATTTAGAAGCCGATCCCGAACGACTAGAAGAAGTCGAGTCGCGCCTTAGCCGGCTTCGACAGCTACAAAAAAAATACGGAACTTCCGCTAGCGAAATCCTCGAGGCACTAGCTAGCACAGAAGCCGAGATTCAACTGCTGGAGGAGAGCGATGAACGACTTCAGGGTTTAGAGGCCGAAGCCCGCGCCCTCGATGAACGCCTGGTGAAATTGGCGGACCAGCTTCATGCGAAGCGAAAAGAAGCGGCAAAGCTTTTTGCAAAAGAAGTGAACACGGAGCTCCTTGACCTCAACATGAAAGGCGTCGAATTCGTTATCGCTCTCGATCGCTACCCGGAGTTCACATCGTCAGGTGCGACAGATGTCGAATTCCGGACCCAAACATCGAAAGCAGACGCGGCTCGGCCCCTAGCAAAAGCGGCTAGCGGCGGCGAACTTTCGCGAATTCTGCTTTCGATCAAGCAAGTGGTCGGCGGACAGTCCGTACATTCGGCGAACTCACCTCGCACTTATCTTTTTGACGAAGTCGACACGGGAGTCAGTGGCGAAACAGCGGAAAAGGTCGGGCGAAAGCTACGATCGATTGCGCGAGGGCAACAGGTAATTTGTGTCACCCACTTACCTCAAGTCGCAGCCCATGGCGATGCCCATTTCTTCATCCAAAAGCGGACCGCGAAAGATAGCGCAGCTATGGACGTGCTGGAACTGACAGCAGAAAAACGCGTGAATGAAATCGCGAGGCTCATTTCTGGGGAAAAAGTCAGCGCCACGTCGTTGGCACACGCAAAACAATTACTAAAGGAAACTCTGCCCGATGCATCTGACTCCTCTAAGACAAAGGTAGGAACCCAGAGCGCAGAACAGACAACGCGACGCATTTCGAAATCCGGAACTTCTAAAGTACGCCGTGAGTCAGGGCTTGCGAGGTAG